The DNA segment tagatcttggagaaccagagtgtcgccattccagcgattgttgctttgtttttggatcgtagaaatgtacccaagtctcattcatagtaacaattcggtttcggtttaagacccgtttgcacttagtgttaagtgtcccttaaaatgaaccctcaacttaaattacgttgcaccaactgttaagtgacatttaaatggctaaagctagccttaaatttaattatttatttattgtaatgccatcagtgttttttaattttcaatttggtgtcacaaattattctatagttagcaacaaactcttttcttgtgttgagaagttgagtgtccTTCGtgaattaccaccacttgcttggcaatcatttaccgtattcgtactaacaagggcaataaggacattttcttcacgttcctcttcaacattagtaaaacaaattcacacaagaccttacaaaaaaagtgttgtacttatataaacttaggtaccttttattggacaatcattatcaatattaatgctaattccaaaaagttgttactcttcgataatataataatagggaactctaacgatttgtcaaaatcagctaagcgttcgttgtcgtggggcacacgaGCCTTTCCCTCCATTGAATCGCATGCTGTTTTAgtgtcgagtattgtgttttgtgcatgtttttggaaaaaaatgttcttcctgacgttagattagagtaaTTAGACttaactttctcagaaatgcctctttacagtgataatagaAAGCTTTGTGTGTCCCACAAcaacgaacggtcagctgattttgacaaatcgttagagtacctaagatgtctaaaaacatcttaAGAGTACCCaatatccttgacactgactgacaggacaatagagttaggttaatgaaatgacaacgatcatcggcaaccggccaaccaatgaaatttaTTGGACTaagatgaagttgcaccaaaataaaatatcactagatataaaaacttaagggccccttacttaagattctgttgagcctcagtcgtgcaactgggaataaaattaagcgttcattaactttaaacgacacttagttgagtactcgttttaagaggtattggtgcaaacgggcctagaagtctacatcgttttcaaatcgagcacagatcgaacgcgatgcttctacccttgcacgtttttggtcaacattcaaacatttggggatccattttgcagcaatttttctcatgtccaaattgacgtgaactttatgatgaacgcgttcgtatgaaataggtattcagtgcttcagatatccgttttaacccaattcgaaggtctgatgaaatcatgtcatgaactgcatcggggactgacacagaaactggccttcacgatcgcttttcatcttcaatggaaaatttacctcttttgaagcttgcaatccaatttttcacggtcgcatacgaaggaaattgatggccaagggtattaagcatatcttcgtaaatatgcttaccccttaacccttttaaatacaggtacttgatgatggctcgatactccaatttttcgatttttacaatttcggtggacatcttctttctcttaattcattgcgtaactctggtttaatttctgacatcaaacttcacactgacactatCTTGATACTTTGATACACGAGAcctgtttgcaccaaacgcacttagtgttaagtgtcccttagcTTAatttacgttgcaccaactgttaagtgacattcaaatggctaaagctagccttaaatttaagcgctcctgtaatgaccacttaggtatttaagggcgggattctaacctaaaataattttttgaactcataatagttatttttgtatctagtgcgcgaaatgctactttggtgatcgaaaactgatttttttttaacgaggcgcagccgagaaaaaaaatactcgagatcaccaaagtatttcgcgcatgagatgcaaacaaaattttttctacaaacgtcaaaaatcttATTCTAAAATAAGTAACACGCTTGGCCTAATATGAAAAAGAGTACTGAAATTTCAAGATCAAGTGCTGTCACCTCTACGGCAGTtgcttgcaaatcaaaaatggatagtcCCGATAGTCTTATCCAACTCCCAAATCACGAGCTGAATCTGACTTATCTGGTTTAGGAATATCTAATTATTGGTTCGTGCACTGGCTGCACCAAATGTTAacattgtgaataataaataaaattaggtaGTGTTAACTTTTCTCACAATTTGAGAGCCTTAATTATAGTTATAcattaataaatgaatgatttcttggatttttgcttGATTGAGGAACATAAAGGTTAAGATATAAAAATCCCACATAGTTTACATGCAGTGTGCGAAGTAAGTATTTCGCACACAACTTCGGCGCACGGTGTCATGGtaacgaaggaaaatgaaaaaaagggtcaCTTCGCATATTGTTGTCAAAGCGCGAACCTTGttattttttgacgtttgtagaaaaactggtttttctaataacgtcaagtacctcttatttgacaatccatttcattatcaataaaaatgctaattcagcaacaaaaagttgtcacccTTTggtaatataatagtttacttgacactgactgacaggacaataaagttaggttagtgAAATGACAACGAACATCTtgaaccggccaaccaatgaaaaggctttattggactagaatgaagttgcaccaaaataaaaaaccgaaatatcactagatataaaaacttaagggccccttacttaagattatgttaagccgcagtcgtgcaactggaaataaaattaagcgtccattaactttaagctacgcttagttaagtactcattttaagggggattggtgtaAACGGGCCTGATACAAGTATTGCTTATAACAGAATACCGCTATCAATTACTCGCTCATCTTCGATTCGCTGTCGCTGCTTGCTATGGGCATCTTATAGATTCTCATCTGTGGAAATAAATACTATCTATAGGGTGTCTAAGATATCTCTGGCAAATTTCACAGAGTGATTCTATAGGTAATCTGCAATAATGGTTGAAAATGCACCACTTCAATTGAATGGGATTTCAATTTAGTGCGGCTTAAGTAGGGTGTCTGATATTTTTTAATCATATAAATATAACACAACATCAACATTCTCTGTTGATGTTTTCTGCtgtcatttcatatttttaacgCTCTGACATATATTTAAATCATGTAAAACTAGCCATGGAGAAGAATCGAAACTGGTCGGAGTTGATTCAAGAAGCAGTTCCCTGACCTCCATTCTGTAGAAGAACTTCTACCTTAACTACCACCAACTTATCTCTTGTCAGTCATAGATAACAGAAATAACTGAGTTGTCATTATAGTCTTGACGTTAAAAGGTTGTCATAATCTGACACGTGCGATAATGAAAAGCATTTGTTACATCATAACAATTTGTCATCACCTCATATTGCAAGTTTCGTGCACTAATGAGAAACCATCATATTCCAAGTATCCCTTTATTGTTTCTGTTCGTGCCGATGGGGTTGGCCATATTTGCACTGGCTCCCTCGTCGGACTCCAGTGGGTATTGACTTCAGCCCATTGTGTCTTGGATTACGAGAAGACATCTGATAAAGTGAACGTGATGGCCGGCGAGCCGAATTCTGCAGACGAACAAATGAGATTGGTGGAGAAAATCTACTGCCACAATAAATTTCGGAGTGATTCTCTTTTCAACGATGTCGCGTTGATACAATTAGATCAGCCTTTTCGCGAGAAGGAAACGGTGAAAACCAATTACGTGCCCAAGTACACGATAATCATTGACATGAAGACTCTTTGCAACACGGTTGAAGTGATAGGACTAGAAAGGAGCAACATCACCGATAGAATGAACGTTACACGTCCCGATTTGGTGGTCTACAATCACGAGGTATTGTCGAATAAAAATTGTGCTAGGAAGAGGAAGTTTCCAGTTCTGAAACATACTTTTTGCGGCTATGCCAAGAACATGACGGCATGTTTGAGGGATACGGGTGGCCCCGCAATTTGCGAGGGTTTAatttatggaataattttctacGGATGTCCCTGGGATCAATCTCCTAGCTATTTCACTAGAGTTGATAGATACTTGGTATTTATTGAGAGAATCATGGGTAAAGATGCTCCCTATCGTATAACAAAGCGCTCACTTGGAGGAACTATGAAAAAAGAATTCGATGTATTATGTTATTATGTTATGGCACTACCTATCCTCATTTATAGTTTGTAGACACGAAGAAGGTAGAGAGTAAAGAGTATTGGAAGACGAATTCTCTGCGAAAGAGCGTTCTTGCTTCCGTagtttttctcgaaaaaatatttataatgaATTGCTAACGTTTCATACCTATGTAACAAAGTGTAAAATACAGGTAAAGTGTGAAATATTATAGGAAGATCTTAAacctttcagaaaattttattttggcgttcttcttcttcatctttCAATAGGACCCAGTTTCTGTTCAATCTTCTACATTTGGTCGTCTTCTGGGATCTCCTGTGATATTGATTTCCAACACTCATACAGAGTGTCTGCGCCATGGAGCAGGTCGATTACTtcaattctattaactttacaagaAAGAGTTAAAATTAAAACTTTCCTCTatttaagtagagcatctcctaaaattattaagaactatacaaagtgtttcgtttcttctgtaCAGATAGTaactttgttatttcaaatggaacaccctatatatttttacatttttgaattccttgttgaatttgaatataagtttgatactacaactatgtctgaattctcaacggttttcgagaaaattgactttttattaatattttgtcagtttgaggtacttacataaatgacacactggtgtgtgcacttgtgactttttgcaagcatcaacatttcagcaaattggggatatgggatcagtttcgtgccggcgccaccatgtcatttgcttcgttttatccttgttctaccaataAGGAAGTCCAATGTTATCTattctctcgttttattttgttttgtgttgatatcgaatatcgatcaacgagttcaaaatatgagctggcccattttgtcagctgttaaggaatatttgtgttTTTATTTAGCGATCTAGATTTTCGCAAGAATCTGCAAATATTTTTCTACGGAAACTCCTTTATCAAAAAGGTCAGGTGTATGGCATCTTTGAAACAGCAATCGGATCACCTTTAGAACAGAGTGCCACTCAACCCTTTTCCGTTTGAGATTTTAGGGGTTGCTATGATCACGCTCAcagggttgatacaaattgattggaaccaacagaataaaataaaatgtcaTCTAAGAACCAAGGTTTATCTCTTGttctattttttctgattttgggGACAGGGCggtaccttttcaaattgacacactgtatatAGGTACTTGGACATGTATATTTCACACTGAAAGACTTGAATTTCCAAACAGGATTTATCTGGGGGTTACATTGTAACATCTGCATTTGAGCATATGAGGTTGCCCACATTGATAGGGGTATTGATCTAAGGGGCAGAGTTCAATGTGATTGCAGAGTTTTCAGTTAATTTTTCCAGTTTACCATAATAAAATGCATCGGATATGAGTTTTTGAAAAAGTGTTTGCTGATGTCTGCTTAATTCCATCAATTGAAGGCCAATGTTTTCTCCTATTATCTTCCACTCGTCTCTCCCTGCTGTAAGAAATTGTTGCGGTGGCGCTGCATCGAATAACATTTCTTGTTTTGTATCAATTGTTTCAAAGACCATCCGCTGTTTTTTTGGTCTGGTTACCTTCGTCGGGACTGTCCGACTGTGTCGTTTTATAGATTTACTATGTGCACCATGAGCTGGGTCAGTGGACTCGGAATTCTGCGAAACCTGAAattatgaatctatttttcaGATGCCTTCGTCTGAAACTTTGGAAAAGGTGTACCTACCTCCGAAATTATTCATCTTTACATCAGAATATTAGGTGATGCTTTTACCATTTATTTAGGTTTCATATTTATCAAGATAAATCAAACATTAAATAAATGGCAAGAACGAAAATGGACTCATGTGAATCTAAATTGAGAAGTGAACTGCAGGGAATTTGCCGTCATCGATCCGAAAGAGTAGCAACTAGACCAGATAGACCAGTTTCTGGCTTATTTGCCGTCATCAGTACCGCGGAGCTTAAGTCGGTGATTACAACCAAAATGGATTACACAACTTATGATCAATGCCAGAGAAGTTTTAAGAAGACAGATGTGACTTCTGCCGAAGAAATGTCTACACTTCTTTCCAACAGTTCCTAAAAAAAGTTTCTCCACCAAGAggatgtcccaaattcgatgctgACTGAGAGTATCTCGTGAACTATAAGAATTAGAGAACAAATCTTCTAGGACCCTCGATctgtttttcgaaataattaaaAAGCAGATCATAGATATTTTGATTCGTTCTCGAGTTATAGGtcgtttctgaaaaattactgtttcaaatatttcgtTTTATCTGGGTTTCTGTTCGAGATATCCGAAAAAttgtaaaacatttttttccgtaATTTTTATATGATATATCGGAGATTTGCTGCTTGctgttttttaaatggaaaagcCTATATTTTTCAATCTGAAATGGAGACGACAATTCAGAATTATCGTTCCCTCAATGCGTGCTAGTTATGAATCAGCGCAGGAATTTCCAGAGAGGCTGAAACATATACTCATACGCagactgtagaccggtttcggtaTTATTGTCCTTCATCAGTACATTGCAGTGTAACACATCTCAATCGGTGGATGGTGTCTTTAAGCGAGAATGGGGGTTCATAATCATATAATATGACACTGTCAATAGtaccaatatttataaaaacatcgaaaataaagCAAAAGATTCCGTGATCGACTTATGTTTATTGTCTTTTTTGTTCCCTATACAGGTTTATAGGAAAAATAACgtccaaatcgaggtacggtggacctaattttcacactaagacagctgcaagagaaggcccgtgaacaatcaaggatctatacagcctacatcgatttaagtaagtccttgactcggtgaatcggagagcgctatggaaatcATGCGACGCCTTGGAgcacccgaaaaattcttagcactgtgtaaaagccttcataccaacaacaccgctagaatacagcataatggctttacaaccgaccatttcttaaccaactctggaataaaacaaggcggcgtgttagcgcctttactattcaacattttcgccatagctgttttgataattgctgacaagagtatgcctgtaagaggtgctagaataagattcagatttgatggaggcctatttaacctgaagcgcctcagagcaaaaacccgttcaaagtttatcacgaaaCTTAATCAAATAATcgtcaatatgcagacgacggcgcacttatcgctagcagatcagaggatctacagatgatGTTGTACaaatacgaagctttaggccttagactcaatatcgacagaaccaaaatcctggtaagtccgtcagaaagccttcaaacagatatcagcttggagaatgaaactctagaagagGTCGAGCAGAgcaaatacttgggaagtttCATAAGTACtaaggctaacctagacacggaaatacacaaccgtatcaattcgtcATCACGGGCatactggaagctaaaggacagagtgtttcaaaattacgacctcaatctgaacaGTAAGACAGCTTACAAGACAGTTTACAAAGCAGTgttcctcccaacgcttctttacggaagcgaaagcttgaacaaacgcaacaaagtcatctaagacaaataatgcacatcagatgattccacaaagtttcgaatgcagaagtcttgcaacgcgcgagttgtacaaccattgagactcaagtaacgagtgcccgactcagatggagcggccacattctgaggatgcaagacacaagactacccaaaatagctctgtatggcgaattcacagagggagcccggaaaccaggaggccagtataacggccggtttcataatcaaacctaaagtcccttcaactttaaagcttcctttaaccctactaaaaatgacagtaaagggagctttaagcttaaagttactttaaatttgattatgaaactggacgtaagcggttcaaggatatactacatcaaacCCTAAAATctgttaatgccaatcataactgggaacaactagggTTAGTCGGATCGCAGtgaaggtctttggtacacagttataatggagactcaaaAAGGATACAGCGGccgccagatctggttggtgactatccatgcacAGAGTATGGAAGGaacagaagggcacacagtcgcaattagccctaagaaagtaTAAGCACcagttttttttgtctttttgtagattttttcccggtaacgggatacagcaatgaatgaatgaatgagtataAAGGAAAAATAACGTCTAATCCTATCGACCTTGTGTGTGTTCTATGGGTTCTTATAGTAGTATGCCAGCCCAAAATTATGTAGAAATTGAGATTcagtttcgaaaaaaaaattcatagaaagTTTGAACTTGAAGAGACGAAAAAAGGGCAAAACGTATAGACACTTGAGGAAAAACATCTATAGAAGAATTTAGACCACTGACAAATATGACGTCAAtgaagaagaatatttttgCCAGATTTCGATGTGTTTGTCATAATCTGAAATGTTGTTGTCGTTATTCATCCTTCTCAACCTACTGAAAACGATCAAATGCGACGAAGAAAGACCGAAAATTCTCCGAAAAATAATCGGCGGTCAAGACTGCTCAACGGAAAAGTATCCTTTCGTAGTCTCCATAAGAACGACCACGAGGATGAAGCATTTCTGTGGAGGCACTCTTATCAAACCAGATTGGGTTCTCACAGCAGCACACTGCATCACCACGACAAACCCTAAATACTACACAGTGGTAGCGGGAACGTCTGAAACCAACAAACAGGGGATTCAACGCAGACATGCGAAAAAAATCTACAAACATGGAAAGTTCAAGGAGAACAATTTTTTAAACGACATTGCCCTAATTGAACTGAAGGAAGGCTTCAATATGAATTCCACATTGGTAGGTCTCATCGGGCTACCACCGTTTGTGAACGATGGCGACGTTAAAGATTACTGCCGCGAAGGCACCGTTATCGGTTGGGGCCACAGAGAGGCTTGGGATCCGGAAAAGGCCCCTCTGAACTACGTTTTCAATCCAATCCTCCAATGCGTCAAGATTCCGGTGCTTTCAGACGATGAATGCGCGGAAATGAGGGGAAAAGTCCTGAAAAGTACGATATTTTGCGCGTATGCAAAAGGAGGTGATAAAGACTCATGTCAAGGAGATTCTGGAGGGCCACTGTTTTGCTGTAACACCCAGTATGGTATAGTTTCGTCCGGATATGGATGCGCTCAATTGAATAGCCCTGGGTACTATACCAGGGTTGATGGACAACTTGACTTTATCAGGCATGtgataatg comes from the Coccinella septempunctata chromosome 2, icCocSept1.1, whole genome shotgun sequence genome and includes:
- the LOC123307132 gene encoding transmembrane protease serine 9-like, encoding MKSICYIITICHHLILQVSCTNEKPSYSKYPFIVSVRADGVGHICTGSLVGLQWVLTSAHCVLDYEKTSDKVNVMAGEPNSADEQMRLVEKIYCHNKFRSDSLFNDVALIQLDQPFREKETVKTNYVPKYTIIIDMKTLCNTVEVIGLERSNITDRMNVTRPDLVVYNHEVLSNKNCARKRKFPVLKHTFCGYAKNMTACLRDTGGPAICEGLIYGIIFYGCPWDQSPSYFTRVDRYLVFIERIMGKDAPYRITKRSLGGTMKKEFDVLCYYVMALPILIYMLLSLFILLNLLKTIKCDEERPKILRKIIGGQDCSTEKYPFVVSIRTTTRMKHFCGGTLIKPDWVLTAAHCITTTNPKYYTVVAGTSETNKQGIQRRHAKKIYKHGKFKENNFLNDIALIELKEGFNMNSTLVGLIGLPPFVNDGDVKDYCREGTVIGWGHREAWDPEKAPLNYVFNPILQCVKIPVLSDDECAEMRGKVLKSTIFCAYAKGGDKDSCQGDSGGPLFCCNTQYGIVSSGYGCAQLNSPGYYTRVDGQLDFIRHVIMNKKLPKFALVDESGGKNIIVSLFTFSFVIALNVIKYAL